From the Rhodopirellula islandica genome, the window ATGGAATGACAATCTCAGCTTTGTCCGACTCAAGAATCTGAGCGAACTGTTTCAAGTTGCTGCGTTCGCGATGAAAATCGAGTTCGCGAAGGATCATCGGCATCAATTGCCGGACCATGTCCGAGGGGCCCCACACGGCGAGTGCCTCCACGTGATCCGCCCACTGGGCCAATCCTTCCAGCACATCCAAATCCTCACGCATCATCTTTTCGATGCCGCGGCGTTGGACCTTCAAGACCACCCGTCGTCCGTCCATCAACTCCGCCCGGTGGACTTGTCCAATCGAGGCGGTCGCCAGCGGCACCGGTTCGATGAGCCGGAAGTGCTCGCGGAAGTTCGGACCAAGCTCTTCTGCCAGCGTTGCTTCGACGACTTCCATGCTGTCGGGCGAGACTTCGTTGCGGAGCTGTTTCAGCTCCTCGGCGATCTCGTTGCCGACGAGGTCAGGACGAGCCGCGAGGACCTGGCCGACCTTGATGAACGTGGGCCCCAACTCGGTGATTGCCATCCGGATTCGCTGGGACCGTGTGTACTGGGTCAGCGGGACGCCCGAGCGATCTTTGATCCAGTTCTGCAGCGGCAACCGACGGGTGCGACTGATCCAATCCGCCAGCCCGTACCGGCGCAGCACCCTCAGGATCTCGCGTCCTCGGCGCAGATTGCGGTACAACTGGGGGATCGATGTCAGCTTCATGAGTTTCCGTGGAGGTGGTTGGTCGCACCATTGTGATCGCCGGTTCGGCAAATCGTCGAGCAGGACGAATTTTCGGCCTCGAAAACCTTCCCTTTATGCCCAATATTCCGCTCGCAGCGTTGGTTCCGCCCGGATTGCCGGCCCCCGATCCGACATTTGCCGATGATTGGGCGACCGCCATCACCACGACGATCGAGCTGATGCTGGTGTCGGCTGGAATCGCGATCTTGATCGGGGTGCCCACGGCATTTTTCGTCAGCCTGCTGCGACCGAACCACTGGCTGGTTCGAACCTGGACCTTTTTCGCGTTCGTGACCTTGGCCATGCCGCTGATCTTGCTGGCGGCAGCCTGGGAATCCACCGCTGGCAAATTTGGTTGGTTGGTCACCACCATGACGGGAGGCAACCTGGGCTGGGTCGGGTGGATCCATGGGATGCACGGAGTCGCCCTGGTGTCGCTGGCAACCGTTTGGGCGACCCGCCGCATTTCTCCCATCGCCATCCAACAGGCCAGCTTGGATTTTTCGCCCAGCCAGAGTTGGTGGCGTGTCCGGTTGCCGATCGCGATGCCCTGGATCGTCGCGTCGGTCATCGGCGTGATGGTGCTCGCATCGACCGAAATGAGCGTCGCGGATTTGCACAGTGTCCGCACCGTGGCCGATCAGTTCTACCTGTTCTACTCCGTCGATCCCAACACAACCTCGGTGCTGGTGTCGACGTTGGTTCCGATGGCGGTCGGTGGCGTCCCGGCGCTGCTTTGGTTTTGGTTGCGACGTCGTCGCTGGAACGTTGCATCCGACAGAGGCCTGGAATCCACCCCCACGTCAACCAGCTCAAAGAATGCTGCTGGGGAAAACGCAGCAACGCGAGGAATGAACACCATCGCGTGCGTCGGCGTGAGCCTCTGCACGTTGCTGCTGTTGCTTCCACTCGCTGGATTGGTCGTTCAAACGGGACACTCCGTCGAAGTGGTCGACGGCCAACGGCAAGCCACCTTTCAATGGCAAGCCTCCCTTCGGGCGATCACGGAAGCCCCACGACTGTTTCAAGACGAGATCGCCTGGACGATTCAGCTGGCCCTGTTCTCGATCCTCTGGACGCTCCCCATCGCGTTGGGACTGGCTCGTTGGGCGCGTGCCTCAAGCACGGCCGGCGTGATCATCGATGTCTTGGGAACGATGTTGTTTTTAGTACCTGGCCCCGTGATCGGAATGACGGTCGCGGCTTTCTTCCGCCTGCCATTTCCGGGACTGGATTGGCTGGCAACCCACACACTGGTCCCCACTTTGATCGCGGTTGGCGTGCGCAGCGTCCTGGTCGCCTACGCCATTTTGCGGAACGCCTACGGTGGCATCGACGACGCGACTTGGCTGTCCGGGCGGATGGATGGACCCGTCGCTTGGCGATGGTGGCACCTGGAACTCCCCTTGCTGCGACGCGGGTTGGGCATTGCCGCCTTGGCCGTGGCGATCGTGTCGGCAGGAGACGTCCCTGCCGCCATGCCAGCCCTGCCTCCCGGTGTGACAACAACCGGCACCCGACTGTTTGGTTTGTTGCACAGCGGAGCCCGATACCAGGAGGCCTCGTTGGCGATGGTTCACACCGGGATGGTGATCCTGCTGTGCGGAGCGATTCTGGCCATGCGACTCCACTTGCGTCGTTCAAGCAAAGGCGTAGATTGAAGCGTTTCGCCGCGTCCGTGCCCCCGCTTCGGCAATTGCCTTGTTTGTCCCCGAATCCCTGCTCGCGGTGTACTGTGTGCTGATCATCACGGCCTCGGTCAGTGGTGGCTGGTTGCCATCTTTGGTGCGGATGACACACCTCCGCACCCAGCTCTTGATGAGCTTTGTCGCTGGTTTGATGCTGGGCATCGCGATGCTGCACCTGCTGCCGCATTCGCTGCACAAAATCAGCTCCGCGTCCCAGGCCTGCGGAGGCGTCTTGGTTGGCATCATCACGATGTTCATCCTGCTGCGAACGTTCCACACGCATGTGCATGGGCACGGAGAATCGCACGATCACCATCATGCTCATGGGCATCACGACGCCCACGATCACGCTCACGATCACGATCACAGCCATGAAGGGCACGCTCACGACCACGCCCACTCCAATGCCAAACGCGTCAGCAGCAAACCGCTCGGTTGGCTCGGCATGTTGTTTGGTTTGGGGCTTCACACCCTGATGGACGGGGTGGCTTTGGCGGCCAGCATCGCTGCGGAATCCCAGCATTCGCCGTGGCTCGGACTCGCTGGCCTGGGAACCTTCCTCGCGGTGGCACTTCACAAGCCTCTTGATGCCTTTGCGATCACATCGGTGATGAGCAAAGGTGGCTGGACATCGGCTCAGCGAACCATGGTGAACCTGACCTTTTCCATGGCCTGCCCCATCGGCGCGATCGCGTTCTACTTTGGTGCCACACAGTTTGCCAACACGGATATTCTGCTCGGGTGGGGGCTGGCACTCTCGGCTGGGTTCTTCATCTGCATCTCGCTCTCTGACTTGCTTCCTGAGGTTGCTTTTCACGACCACGATCGCCTGAAGCTGACCACCGCGTTGCTTCTGGGCGTCGCCCTGGCCGTTGGGATCGAAAGCCTGCCAGGTCACAGCCATTCCGTGGCTCCGACGGAAACCCCCGTCGTTTCGACCAGCGTGAATCCCTAACCCACTGCCCCAGAACCATTCCCATGGGAAGTTGCGACCACCATCATTCGGGCGACTCGGCTGGTGAATCCGAAAGCTGTGGAAGCTTGCACCATCACGGGCTGACCTCCGCTGGCCAGTTCGACACTGTCAGCGATGCGAGGTTGCTGTGGTCGGTGTTGCTGAATCAATTCCTGACAGTTGCCCAAGTGATCGCGGGAATCTTCTCGGGCAGCGTGGCCTTGCTGTCCGACGCGGCCCACAACTTCAGCGATGCCAACTCGTTGCTGATCGCCTACATCGCTCGGCGAATCGCTCGCAAAGAAGCCAACCAGCGGTACACGTTTGGTTACCGCCGCGCTGAACTGATCGGGGCCACGATCAACCTCACTCTCCTGGCGGTCGTCGGCTGCTACTTGATTTACGAAGCCATTCATCGATTCTTCGACCCGCAACCGATCATCGGTTGGTTGATGGCCGCCGCCGCAGGAATCGCCTTGGTCGTGGATCTTGGGACGGCGTTGCTGCTGTGGGCGATGAGCAAGGGCTCACTGAACGTTCGCGCTGCCTTCATTCACAACTTGGTGGACGCCGCTGGCAGCGTTGCCGTTTTGATCGGTGCTGCGGCCGTCATCTACCTGGACTGGCTGTGGGTGGACGCGTTCCTGACGCTGTTGATCGCGTCCTACATCCTCTACCAAGTCTGGCAGATGCTTCCCGAAGCGACTCGCATTTTGATGGAAGGTGCGCCCGCCAATTTCAAACTGGACGAAATGATTGCTGACCTCAACAAGATCGAAGGCGTCTCCGGAATCCACCACGTGCACCTCTGGGAACTGGACGAATCGCATCGAGCACTCGAAGCCCATGTGGTCATCGAACCCACGAGGTATGAAGACCTCGAACCCATCAAACGTCTCATCAAGACCTATCTGATCAACGAACACAACATCCGCCACTCCACGCTGGAGTTTGAATTCGCGGCCACATCCGACTGCCACGATGCCGATGGCAACCTGATCCACGGCAACTGCCCTTAGAAAACACGGGCCACGCGTCCGGCAGGTACACTGGGAACCCCCACTCCCCCCTGCCTCATCGACACAGATTGCCCCATGACGCGTTTTCTCTCGACAGTGCTCGTCCTCGCACTTGCGGTTCTGGCCTCGGATCCTTCCACCGCCTCAGCCCAGCGTGATCCCAATCGGATGACTCACGGCCCCATGCTAGGCAGGCCGTCCTCGACCGGCGTGGCCGTGTGGGCTCGCACGTCGGACGCGGGTGAGTTCACCGTTCACTTCGGAACACGACCACCCGAAAACCATGGCGGGGATTTGTCGGACCGCGTCAGCGAACCTGGCCGAACACGCATTGAACATGACAACACGGGCGTGGTGATGCTCAGCGATCTCCAACCCGACACGCGCTATCACTACCGCATCTACGTCAACGATCGCCCGCAAGGCGAGCCAGGAACATTCCGCACTCTGCCTGACCAAGCAGGATCTGAATCGGAGCACAATCCTGATGGGCTGTTCAACTTTCGTTTCCAGATTGGTTCGTGCGCCAATCAAAATCCGCTTCACGGAATCGGACACGACAGCCCCACCTACAAACACCTCAATCAAGACTGGGCGGACAAAGTCCACTTTCACATCATGAACGGGGATTGGCTGTACGAAGAACTTCGAGAGTACCCGGCCGAAGCTTGGCGACTGACGCAGGGAATCGACGAGCTCCCGCAAGTGGTGGAAGCCATGCCAACCGTGACCGGCGTTTGGGAGAACTACAAACTCTACCTGACTCGCAACCACGCGCTGTCGACCTGGCATCGCAACGTGCCATCACTGTTCACCTTCGATGACCACGAATTGGTCAATGACATTTGGGGAGCTTCCGAGGCGGGCAAACGCCACCGCCGAACCGTCTTCCGCGACATCGGAACTTACGCCTGGAACGACTACCTGGGCTGGGCCAACCCCGTCGAATCCAAACAGCGATTGCATGTTGGCACAGCGAAACTGACCGCGGGCAGTGACTTGCTCATCGATCGCCAAACCAACTTCCGGCAACTGCCACTGAATGAGATGCTGAACCTGCACGTGCACTGGGGAACCGACACCGCAGGCGTCAATGACATGATCTACGACACCGACGACGGCGAAGCCAACTCGTATGTCTATGACATCGTGGAAGTGGTCGATGAACACACGGTCCGACTTCACATGCCCGCCAAAGCCGACGGCCAAGTCAGCTACTCCATCGGACAACGCAGCTATGGAAAATTCAGTGTCTCCAACTGCGACTTTTTTTTGCTCGACACTCGCGGCGACCGCGACATGCACGATGTTTCGCAGCGGGACAAACCAGGTGTTTCGATGCTGGGCAAACATCAACGCGAATGGCTGCTGCGTGAGATGAAAGCCAGCGATGCCAAGTTCACCTTTCTGATTTCCAGCGTCCCGATGATGATCCCACACAGTGGTGCGGGCGGGTTCGAAGCCGACGAAGCCAACAAAGAAGAAGCCTGGACAGGCTTCCTGGACGAACGAGAAATGCTGATCGATGCCTGGGACGAAATGGACAAACAAGTCTTCGTGATGACGGGCGACCTGCACAACAGCTTCGCGATTCGAGTGACCGACAACGTCTGGGAATTCTGTTGCGGCCCGCACAACAGCGTCAATCACGTACCAGAACTCGACGAAAGCAATCGCCCTGCGACGGGGCGGTTTCAATTCGGACCGCGTGAATGTGACATCCGCTGGAGCAGTTACGTGCTGGCCGACCTGCCACGATTGGAACGGCTGTACCCGCATTTCTGTGTGGTGCAGGTCAACAACGTCTTCAACATGCCGGTCAAACAAGGCGACAAACGCTTGGTTGCCTACCCGCATCCGCAGGTGGTGTTCCAGTACTACGACGGCTGGACAGGCGAACTGGCTTACGCGGAATCCGTCTCGTTACCGCGAGAGTGAATCACTGCTTGGAATCGGCTTCGGATGCCGTGGACACTGGCTCCAGCCATCCATCCACGCTTCCGGCGAGTTTCCAATCGGGCGCAATTGGAATCTGCAGGTGAGTCAACGCGAGAGCGACCAGATCCACCGTCGCGGGGAGTGCTGATCCAACAGGTCGATCAACCTGGGCACCCTTCTTTGCAGAAGCTCCACTGACGATCATCGGCACCGTGTAGACATTCGGATTTTCGCGTCCGCCTCCGTGCCCGGTTCCTTCGCCACCATGGTCCGTGCTCACCAGAATCAACCAGTCCTCAGCGGAGTAAGTTTGTCGTTGCTTAACTGCTTCGAGCAGTTCACCCACCATCCGGTCAACGTTCTCAATGGCGGCGACATAAGGTGGCACGCTGGGATGAAAACCATACGAGTGGCCGGTTTCGTCTGTCGACCCAAAGTAAATGAACGTCCAATCAGCGTCATCGTTCTGCAAGACAGGGATTGCCGACCAAGCCAGTGACTGGTCCGCTGCTGTCCAGACAGTCGAAGCGGTGGCATTCTTGCCAGGTGTGACAACGACATCGATGTCCGCATCGGTTGTCACGTGCGTTCTCAATGGTGTCCAACAAAGATAAGAG encodes:
- a CDS encoding ABC transporter permease translates to MPNIPLAALVPPGLPAPDPTFADDWATAITTTIELMLVSAGIAILIGVPTAFFVSLLRPNHWLVRTWTFFAFVTLAMPLILLAAAWESTAGKFGWLVTTMTGGNLGWVGWIHGMHGVALVSLATVWATRRISPIAIQQASLDFSPSQSWWRVRLPIAMPWIVASVIGVMVLASTEMSVADLHSVRTVADQFYLFYSVDPNTTSVLVSTLVPMAVGGVPALLWFWLRRRRWNVASDRGLESTPTSTSSKNAAGENAATRGMNTIACVGVSLCTLLLLLPLAGLVVQTGHSVEVVDGQRQATFQWQASLRAITEAPRLFQDEIAWTIQLALFSILWTLPIALGLARWARASSTAGVIIDVLGTMLFLVPGPVIGMTVAAFFRLPFPGLDWLATHTLVPTLIAVGVRSVLVAYAILRNAYGGIDDATWLSGRMDGPVAWRWWHLELPLLRRGLGIAALAVAIVSAGDVPAAMPALPPGVTTTGTRLFGLLHSGARYQEASLAMVHTGMVILLCGAILAMRLHLRRSSKGVD
- a CDS encoding ZIP family metal transporter — protein: MFVPESLLAVYCVLIITASVSGGWLPSLVRMTHLRTQLLMSFVAGLMLGIAMLHLLPHSLHKISSASQACGGVLVGIITMFILLRTFHTHVHGHGESHDHHHAHGHHDAHDHAHDHDHSHEGHAHDHAHSNAKRVSSKPLGWLGMLFGLGLHTLMDGVALAASIAAESQHSPWLGLAGLGTFLAVALHKPLDAFAITSVMSKGGWTSAQRTMVNLTFSMACPIGAIAFYFGATQFANTDILLGWGLALSAGFFICISLSDLLPEVAFHDHDRLKLTTALLLGVALAVGIESLPGHSHSVAPTETPVVSTSVNP
- a CDS encoding cation diffusion facilitator family transporter, with the protein product MGSCDHHHSGDSAGESESCGSLHHHGLTSAGQFDTVSDARLLWSVLLNQFLTVAQVIAGIFSGSVALLSDAAHNFSDANSLLIAYIARRIARKEANQRYTFGYRRAELIGATINLTLLAVVGCYLIYEAIHRFFDPQPIIGWLMAAAAGIALVVDLGTALLLWAMSKGSLNVRAAFIHNLVDAAGSVAVLIGAAAVIYLDWLWVDAFLTLLIASYILYQVWQMLPEATRILMEGAPANFKLDEMIADLNKIEGVSGIHHVHLWELDESHRALEAHVVIEPTRYEDLEPIKRLIKTYLINEHNIRHSTLEFEFAATSDCHDADGNLIHGNCP
- a CDS encoding alkaline phosphatase D family protein; amino-acid sequence: MTRFLSTVLVLALAVLASDPSTASAQRDPNRMTHGPMLGRPSSTGVAVWARTSDAGEFTVHFGTRPPENHGGDLSDRVSEPGRTRIEHDNTGVVMLSDLQPDTRYHYRIYVNDRPQGEPGTFRTLPDQAGSESEHNPDGLFNFRFQIGSCANQNPLHGIGHDSPTYKHLNQDWADKVHFHIMNGDWLYEELREYPAEAWRLTQGIDELPQVVEAMPTVTGVWENYKLYLTRNHALSTWHRNVPSLFTFDDHELVNDIWGASEAGKRHRRTVFRDIGTYAWNDYLGWANPVESKQRLHVGTAKLTAGSDLLIDRQTNFRQLPLNEMLNLHVHWGTDTAGVNDMIYDTDDGEANSYVYDIVEVVDEHTVRLHMPAKADGQVSYSIGQRSYGKFSVSNCDFFLLDTRGDRDMHDVSQRDKPGVSMLGKHQREWLLREMKASDAKFTFLISSVPMMIPHSGAGGFEADEANKEEAWTGFLDEREMLIDAWDEMDKQVFVMTGDLHNSFAIRVTDNVWEFCCGPHNSVNHVPELDESNRPATGRFQFGPRECDIRWSSYVLADLPRLERLYPHFCVVQVNNVFNMPVKQGDKRLVAYPHPQVVFQYYDGWTGELAYAESVSLPRE
- a CDS encoding alkaline phosphatase family protein encodes the protein MNWLRLSSVGVAWVCSASLLAGILSAGEPKVLTIGIDGLRRDAFVAAKTPHLDSLAENGTLCLETRVTSDDVTDSDTVSGPGWTTFLTGVWADRHGVLDNSFKGRDAKAAPHGFALAKQVKPNLRTASYLCWTPLRTHVTTDADIDVVVTPGKNATASTVWTAADQSLAWSAIPVLQNDDADWTFIYFGSTDETGHSYGFHPSVPPYVAAIENVDRMVGELLEAVKQRQTYSAEDWLILVSTDHGGEGTGHGGGRENPNVYTVPMIVSGASAKKGAQVDRPVGSALPATVDLVALALTHLQIPIAPDWKLAGSVDGWLEPVSTASEADSKQ